One window of the Labilibaculum sp. genome contains the following:
- a CDS encoding rhodanese-like domain-containing protein — MRVFFNNDSSDKLEYTPLELAQEMEKRQDLLMLDVREHTEIKICHLKDAMHVPMGQIPNKLEDLPKNKDLFVFCHMGVRSKQVMNYLRKNGFSRVFNLKGGIDRWSVEVDPKVQRYR, encoded by the coding sequence ATGAGAGTTTTTTTTAATAATGATTCATCGGATAAGCTGGAATATACACCCTTGGAATTGGCACAGGAAATGGAAAAAAGGCAGGATCTTCTGATGCTTGATGTGCGTGAGCATACAGAGATAAAAATTTGTCATTTGAAAGATGCAATGCACGTTCCTATGGGACAAATTCCTAATAAACTGGAAGATTTGCCTAAGAATAAGGATTTGTTTGTATTTTGTCACATGGGAGTGCGCAGTAAACAGGTGATGAATTATTTGCGAAAAAATGGGTTTTCCCGTGTATTTAATTTAAAAGGAGGTATTGATCGTTGGTCGGTTGAGGTGGATCCAAAGGTTCAGAGATATCGATAA
- a CDS encoding ATP-binding cassette domain-containing protein encodes MQINIQELSKIYPNGKKALDNVNLEIGTGMFGLLGPNGAGKSSLMRILVTLMKPSMGSVSIDSFDLEKNRKEIRSMLGYLPQDFRFFSKLKTWEFLDYAASLSGIKNKSTRKDKVDEWLDKVGLFDVRERDANKLSGGMKRRLGIAQTLIGDPKIIVVDEPTTGLDPEERIRFRNILSDNGQVAFKGTPEALIEKARGHVWQVNTSGYEYDLIKDKYPVVSTIPTQEGWEVQLIGDGSKFTNAIELEPNLEHAYVYFMEMSSALI; translated from the coding sequence ATGCAAATCAATATTCAGGAACTAAGTAAAATTTATCCAAACGGAAAAAAAGCACTGGACAATGTAAATCTGGAAATTGGTACTGGAATGTTTGGACTACTGGGTCCAAATGGTGCGGGGAAATCAAGTTTAATGAGAATTTTAGTGACTTTAATGAAACCAAGCATGGGTTCTGTTTCCATTGATTCGTTTGATTTGGAAAAAAACCGAAAAGAAATCAGAAGCATGTTGGGCTATCTGCCACAGGACTTTCGTTTTTTCTCAAAACTGAAAACATGGGAATTTTTGGATTATGCCGCCTCACTCTCCGGAATAAAAAATAAAAGCACAAGAAAAGATAAAGTTGATGAATGGCTTGACAAAGTAGGTTTATTTGATGTTCGGGAACGGGATGCAAATAAACTCTCCGGAGGTATGAAACGAAGATTGGGAATTGCCCAAACCTTGATTGGTGATCCAAAAATCATCGTAGTTGATGAACCAACAACCGGTCTTGATCCGGAAGAAAGAATTCGGTTTCGAAATATATTATCGGACAACGGACAAGTTGCTTTTAAAGGAACACCTGAAGCTCTTATCGAAAAAGCCCGCGGACATGTTTGGCAAGTAAATACATCTGGCTATGAATACGATCTGATAAAAGATAAATATCCTGTAGTTTCAACGATTCCAACTCAAGAAGGTTGGGAAGTTCAACTAATTGGAGACGGCAGTAAATTTACCAATGCAATTGAGCTGGAACCAAATCTGGAACATGCATACGTTTATTTCATGGAAATGTCTTCGGCACTAATCTAG
- a CDS encoding carboxymuconolactone decarboxylase family protein, whose protein sequence is MKRRKIYDEIEQMFGLVPTMFKSIPDSTLELELFKRLQLEDGAIGVKNRELIGLSIAAVSKCRYCAYFHTEMARLNGATDEEIEEAIHFAKASAGWSAYINGMQLDFNDFKKEIDLACDHVRDLHLQH, encoded by the coding sequence ATGAAGAGGAGAAAGATTTATGACGAAATTGAGCAAATGTTCGGTTTAGTGCCAACAATGTTCAAATCAATTCCTGATTCAACACTGGAATTGGAGTTATTTAAAAGACTTCAACTGGAAGATGGTGCAATTGGTGTTAAAAATCGTGAGTTAATAGGATTGTCAATCGCAGCAGTTTCAAAATGTCGTTATTGTGCATATTTCCATACTGAAATGGCCAGATTAAATGGAGCAACAGATGAGGAAATTGAGGAAGCCATTCATTTTGCAAAAGCATCAGCAGGTTGGAGTGCTTATATTAATGGAATGCAGCTGGATTTTAATGATTTTAAAAAGGAAATTGATCTTGCTTGTGATCATGTCCGTGATTTGCATCTACAGCATTAA